A genomic window from Streptomyces sp. HUAS YS2 includes:
- a CDS encoding aspartate/glutamate racemase family protein, giving the protein MRTPLSEPVPATVAGTGVVRPVVRSVVLINPNTSKATTAMMTAIASRALGPAGVPVRGVTVARGPRMLTDPAALAAAAPEVVAAGLRAVATGDCAALIVAAFGDPGAAELRARVGVPVVGLAEASLAEAAAGGARFGVATTTPALADAIAARVAELGLADRYTGIRLTEGDPHELSADPESLRERLAEAVRRSLQDDGATRVVIGGGPLGDAAAALRTRFHAPVIAPIPAACRSVLRQLPDDGAGSTG; this is encoded by the coding sequence ATGAGGACTCCTCTCTCCGAGCCGGTCCCCGCCACCGTGGCGGGGACCGGCGTCGTGCGTCCGGTCGTGCGTTCCGTCGTGCTGATCAACCCGAACACCTCGAAGGCGACGACGGCGATGATGACCGCCATCGCCTCCCGGGCGCTCGGCCCGGCGGGCGTGCCGGTACGCGGCGTGACCGTCGCCCGCGGCCCGCGGATGCTCACCGACCCGGCGGCGCTCGCGGCCGCCGCGCCGGAGGTCGTCGCCGCGGGCCTGCGGGCCGTGGCGACGGGCGACTGCGCGGCCCTGATCGTCGCCGCCTTCGGCGACCCGGGCGCCGCCGAACTCCGCGCGCGGGTGGGCGTCCCGGTCGTCGGCCTGGCGGAGGCGTCCCTCGCCGAGGCCGCGGCCGGCGGCGCGCGCTTCGGCGTGGCGACGACCACCCCGGCCCTGGCGGACGCGATCGCCGCCCGCGTCGCCGAGCTGGGACTCGCCGACCGCTACACCGGCATCCGCCTCACCGAGGGCGACCCCCACGAGCTGTCCGCCGACCCGGAGTCGCTCCGCGAGCGCCTGGCCGAAGCGGTCCGCCGCAGCCTCCAGGACGACGGCGCCACCCGCGTCGTCATCGGCGGCGGCCCACTGGGCGACGCGGCCGCGGCTCTGCGGACCCGCTTCCACGCCCCGGTCATCGCCCCGATCCCGGCGGCCTGCCGCAGCGTGCTGCGCCAACTGCCGGACGACGGCGCCGGCTCCACCGGTTAG